Proteins found in one Pyxidicoccus trucidator genomic segment:
- a CDS encoding two-component system sensor histidine kinase NtrB has translation MRSDPEGPRTGPFQEELRRKLTWLTAFRIVATSLSLVAVVLRLLDQAPAEPGRADWTAFSIIGLVYLLSLVTAVAVRRGRWTTPAVVIQLLGDLVIATGLVVLTGGGESPFTFTYSLAVISGAILLERRGALALAAAGSLVYAGVVLGVHEGLNGLPIPTRHVAFLLLSHVLAMFLVAVLAGYLSRQLSAAGGALSAREKDLHRLETLQAQILACMPSGLVTCDAGGRVTFVNHAAGAILGVQVDAARSRRLEDLLPGALHLGRRTSRRELTVRTPAGERILGLSITPLADEREGALLIVFQDLTELRRMEDGLRRADRLAALGTMSAQLAHEIRNPLAAMKGSAQLLGQDGAADAMTVKLTGVLVREADRLSRLVEDFLRFARPPTPVRREVRLDRLVVETVDMLRGDPLSRDVRLEVESGEGMPSARLDPDQLQQVLLNLARNALQATGPQGRVRVEVKHAGGEVRLKVWNAGPPIPRTDLARLFEPFFTTREGGTGLGLATAHSIVRAHGGDIRVHSEEGAGTEFTVILPLLDASLGPPPDEGTPAPGVAGGEQAGATPGAVPSLSRVH, from the coding sequence GTGCGCTCCGACCCGGAGGGGCCACGCACCGGCCCCTTCCAGGAGGAGCTGCGCCGCAAGCTGACCTGGCTCACCGCCTTCCGCATCGTTGCCACCAGCCTGTCGCTGGTGGCCGTCGTCCTCCGGCTGCTGGACCAGGCTCCCGCCGAGCCGGGCCGTGCCGACTGGACGGCCTTCTCCATCATCGGCCTCGTCTACCTGCTGTCGCTCGTCACCGCGGTGGCGGTGCGCCGGGGACGCTGGACGACTCCCGCGGTGGTCATCCAGCTGCTGGGGGACCTGGTCATCGCCACCGGGCTGGTGGTGCTGACGGGGGGCGGGGAGTCGCCCTTCACCTTCACCTACTCGCTGGCGGTCATCAGCGGCGCCATCCTCCTGGAGCGGCGGGGGGCGCTCGCGCTGGCGGCGGCCGGCTCGCTCGTCTACGCGGGCGTGGTGCTCGGGGTGCACGAGGGGCTCAACGGCCTGCCCATCCCCACGCGGCACGTGGCCTTCCTCCTCCTCTCGCATGTCCTGGCCATGTTCCTCGTGGCCGTGCTGGCCGGCTACCTCAGCCGGCAGCTGTCGGCGGCGGGCGGCGCGCTGTCCGCCCGGGAGAAGGACTTGCACCGCCTGGAGACGCTGCAGGCGCAGATCCTGGCCTGCATGCCCTCGGGGCTCGTCACCTGCGACGCGGGGGGGCGCGTCACGTTCGTCAACCACGCGGCGGGCGCCATCCTCGGCGTCCAGGTGGATGCGGCGCGCAGCCGGAGGCTGGAGGACCTGCTGCCGGGGGCGCTCCACCTGGGACGGCGCACCAGCCGGCGCGAGCTGACGGTCCGCACGCCCGCGGGGGAGCGCATCCTCGGCCTGAGCATCACTCCGCTGGCGGACGAGCGCGAGGGCGCGCTGCTGATTGTCTTCCAGGACCTGACGGAGCTGCGGCGCATGGAGGACGGCCTGCGGCGCGCGGACCGGCTGGCGGCGCTGGGCACCATGTCAGCGCAGCTCGCGCACGAGATTCGCAACCCGCTGGCCGCCATGAAGGGCTCCGCCCAACTGCTGGGCCAGGACGGGGCGGCGGACGCGATGACGGTGAAGCTCACCGGAGTGCTGGTCCGCGAGGCGGACCGGCTGTCGCGGCTGGTGGAGGACTTCCTGCGCTTTGCACGGCCGCCAACGCCCGTGCGGCGCGAGGTGCGGCTGGACAGGCTCGTGGTGGAGACGGTGGACATGCTCCGCGGCGACCCGCTGTCCCGCGACGTGCGGCTGGAGGTGGAGTCGGGAGAAGGCATGCCGAGCGCGCGGCTGGACCCGGACCAGCTCCAGCAGGTGCTGCTCAACCTGGCCCGCAACGCGCTCCAGGCCACGGGGCCCCAGGGACGGGTCCGCGTGGAGGTGAAGCACGCGGGTGGTGAGGTGCGGCTGAAGGTGTGGAACGCCGGCCCGCCCATTCCCCGGACGGACCTGGCGCGGCTCTTCGAGCCCTTCTTCACCACGCGGGAAGGAGGCACGGGCCTGGGGCTGGCCACCGCGCACTCCATCGTCCGCGCGCATGGCGGAGACATCCGGGTCCACTCCGAGGAAGGCGCGGGCACGGAGTTCACCGTCATCCTGCCCCTCCTGGATGCCAGCCTGGGGCCCCCTCCCGACGAGGGGACGCCGGCCCCGGGAGTGGCCGGTGGCGAGCAGGCCGGTGCCACCCCTGGCGCGGTGCCCTCGCTCTCCCGGGTGCACTGA
- a CDS encoding sensor histidine kinase: MKWRLASVAFLLGSLSTGLTWLSVQPALIRLMDTVRRLAPPGSAEVEALARVKGLLPLALGLDLVALTVLAYVVLDLTVGRPLRSTEAVVEQFGRLELDPHMVPTQGGALVSRIQRALQRMAEALSAEQSVTRSQMASLREANARLARAQTELVSSERLATVGRLAAGVAHEVGNPLSGILGYVALARMKANTPELKDFLDRIDHEVQRIDRIIRGLLDLGRPGSASLGPVEVGAVVETCVRLVRAAPELAGVTVELGLEPGLVVRADPGPLSQIVINLLLNAAQAMGGQGSVRVTTRREDGEARLVVQDTGPGIPAEVMPRLFEPFFTTKGREGTGLGLAVSLRLAQVMGGRLLAENVPGSGARFTVSLPAP, encoded by the coding sequence GTGAAGTGGCGCCTCGCCAGCGTGGCGTTCCTGCTGGGCTCGCTGTCCACGGGGCTCACCTGGCTGTCGGTGCAGCCGGCCCTCATCCGGCTGATGGACACGGTGCGCCGGCTGGCGCCGCCGGGCAGCGCGGAGGTGGAGGCCCTGGCGCGGGTGAAGGGCCTGCTGCCGCTGGCGCTCGGGCTGGACCTGGTGGCGCTGACGGTGCTGGCGTACGTGGTGCTGGACCTGACGGTGGGCCGTCCGCTGCGCAGCACGGAGGCGGTGGTGGAGCAGTTCGGCCGCCTGGAGCTGGACCCCCACATGGTGCCCACCCAGGGCGGCGCGCTGGTGTCGCGCATCCAGCGCGCGCTCCAGCGCATGGCGGAGGCGCTGAGCGCGGAGCAGTCCGTCACGCGCTCGCAGATGGCGTCGCTCCGCGAGGCCAATGCCCGGCTGGCGCGGGCACAGACGGAGCTGGTGTCCTCGGAGCGGCTGGCGACGGTGGGCCGGCTGGCGGCGGGCGTGGCGCACGAGGTGGGCAACCCGCTGTCGGGCATCCTGGGCTACGTGGCGCTGGCGCGGATGAAGGCCAACACACCCGAGCTGAAGGACTTCCTGGATCGCATCGACCACGAGGTGCAGCGCATCGACCGCATCATCCGCGGGCTGCTGGACTTGGGGCGTCCCGGGTCGGCCTCGCTGGGGCCGGTGGAGGTGGGCGCGGTGGTGGAGACCTGCGTGCGCCTGGTGCGCGCCGCGCCGGAGCTGGCCGGGGTGACGGTGGAGCTGGGGCTGGAGCCGGGACTCGTGGTCCGTGCGGACCCCGGGCCGCTGTCCCAGATTGTCATCAACCTGCTGCTCAATGCCGCGCAGGCCATGGGAGGGCAGGGGAGCGTGCGCGTCACCACGCGGCGCGAGGACGGCGAGGCCCGGCTGGTGGTGCAGGACACCGGGCCGGGCATCCCCGCCGAGGTGATGCCCCGCCTGTTCGAGCCCTTCTTCACCACCAAGGGCCGCGAGGGCACCGGGCTGGGCCTGGCGGTGTCGCTGCGACTGGCGCAGGTGATGGGCGGCCGGCTGCTGGCGGAGAACGTCCCGGGTAGCGGTGCCCGCTTCACCGTGTCCCTGCCTGCTCCGTGA
- a CDS encoding sigma-54-dependent transcriptional regulator produces MHILVVDDEPSMRDVLEVLFTRAGFEVTCAGSVKDAALALSRAPVDLVLTDMKLGSGSGMEVLRTARAMKDAPEVIVITAFGTAASAVEAMREGAYHYICKPFDNEELRLLVQKALEKKTLRRENLSLRAQLVPGAGMLAVGHSPRMQSVMALVEKVAATRTTVLICGESGTGKELIARALHLKSPRAGHPFLPVNCAALSEGVLESELFGHMKGAFTGATSDRLGLLAAAGEGTVLLDEIGEVPPATQVKLLRVLQERKVKPVGSSQEVPFHARLVAATNRNLDAEVKAGRFREDLLYRLNVITLELPALRERAEDIPLLATHFLERLGEELSRPGLRFTSEALAVLQRYAWPGNVRQLQNIVERAVTLSDGDALGPDTLPATLRGEPAAPAGDVQLPAGFNLERYLDDSERRYLLAALKRTDGVKTRAAELLGLSFRSFRYRLAKHGLVDELDEVRER; encoded by the coding sequence ATGCACATTCTGGTGGTGGATGACGAGCCGTCCATGCGCGACGTGCTCGAGGTGCTCTTCACCCGGGCCGGCTTCGAGGTGACCTGCGCGGGCAGCGTGAAGGACGCCGCCCTGGCGCTGTCGAGGGCCCCGGTGGACCTCGTGCTCACCGACATGAAGCTCGGCAGCGGCAGCGGCATGGAGGTGCTGCGCACCGCCCGGGCGATGAAGGACGCACCCGAGGTCATCGTCATCACCGCCTTCGGCACGGCCGCCTCCGCGGTGGAGGCCATGCGCGAGGGCGCCTACCACTACATCTGCAAGCCCTTCGACAACGAGGAGCTGCGGCTGCTCGTCCAGAAGGCGCTGGAGAAGAAGACGCTCCGGCGGGAGAACCTGAGCCTGCGCGCGCAGCTGGTGCCCGGCGCCGGCATGCTCGCCGTGGGCCACAGCCCGCGCATGCAGTCCGTCATGGCCCTGGTGGAGAAGGTGGCCGCCACGCGCACCACCGTGCTCATCTGCGGCGAGAGTGGCACCGGCAAGGAGCTGATTGCGCGCGCGCTGCACCTCAAGAGCCCTCGTGCCGGCCACCCCTTCCTTCCCGTCAACTGCGCCGCGCTCTCCGAGGGCGTGCTGGAGAGCGAGCTCTTCGGCCACATGAAGGGGGCCTTCACCGGGGCCACCAGTGACAGGCTGGGCCTGCTCGCCGCGGCGGGCGAGGGCACGGTGCTGCTGGACGAGATTGGCGAGGTGCCGCCCGCCACGCAGGTGAAGCTCTTGCGCGTGCTGCAGGAGCGCAAGGTGAAGCCGGTAGGCAGCAGCCAGGAGGTGCCCTTCCACGCGCGCCTCGTCGCCGCCACCAACCGCAACCTCGACGCGGAGGTGAAGGCCGGCCGCTTCCGTGAGGACCTGCTCTACCGCCTCAACGTCATCACCCTGGAGCTGCCCGCGCTGCGCGAGCGCGCGGAGGACATCCCCCTGCTGGCCACGCACTTCCTGGAGCGGCTCGGGGAGGAGCTGAGCCGTCCCGGGCTGCGCTTCACGTCGGAGGCGCTCGCGGTGCTCCAGCGCTATGCGTGGCCGGGCAACGTGCGGCAGCTGCAGAACATCGTCGAGCGGGCGGTGACGTTGTCGGATGGGGACGCGCTCGGGCCGGACACGCTGCCGGCCACGCTGCGGGGCGAGCCCGCCGCACCCGCGGGCGACGTGCAGCTGCCCGCGGGCTTCAACCTGGAGCGCTACCTGGATGACAGCGAGCGGCGCTACCTGCTGGCTGCCCTCAAGCGCACCGATGGGGTGAAGACGCGCGCCGCGGAGCTGCTCGGGTTGTCCTTCCGCTCCTTTCGCTACCGCCTCGCCAAGCACGGCCTCGTGGATGAGCTGGACGAGGTCCGGGAGCGCTGA
- a CDS encoding ABC transporter permease — protein MIREFGALTLNGFREARRNRVSVVVAVFTLGLLLSSTLVTNVTVYTFQRVLADVGLGAMAVTLVMLAIFLSSGLLSREIERRTIFLVVSKPVSRALFIVGRLAGNMLTLAALLLAMSVVFFAQEALYGMAVTQPQLAAAGMLWVELLVISSVGFAMSSFASQLVSAVVTTGVYFAGHLSADIYNLASRSDSTAIQWLGKGIYYVLPNLARLNFRPQASYDVVTPAMDIVQSAAYGVGYAGVMVALAVFIFSRRDFK, from the coding sequence ATGATTCGCGAGTTCGGTGCCCTCACCCTCAACGGCTTCCGCGAGGCGCGGCGCAACCGCGTCAGCGTCGTGGTGGCCGTCTTCACCCTCGGCCTGCTGCTGTCCTCCACGCTCGTCACCAACGTGACGGTGTACACGTTCCAGCGGGTGCTCGCGGACGTGGGGCTGGGGGCCATGGCCGTCACCCTGGTGATGCTGGCCATCTTCCTCTCCAGTGGCCTCTTGAGCCGCGAAATCGAGCGGCGGACCATCTTCCTGGTGGTCTCCAAGCCGGTGTCGCGGGCCTTGTTCATCGTCGGGCGGCTGGCGGGCAACATGCTGACGCTGGCGGCGCTGCTGCTGGCCATGTCGGTGGTGTTCTTCGCGCAGGAGGCGCTCTACGGCATGGCTGTCACGCAGCCCCAATTGGCGGCGGCCGGCATGCTCTGGGTGGAGCTGCTCGTCATCTCCAGCGTGGGCTTCGCCATGTCCAGCTTCGCCAGCCAGTTGGTGTCGGCGGTGGTGACCACGGGCGTGTACTTCGCCGGTCATCTGTCGGCGGACATCTACAACCTGGCGAGCCGCTCGGACTCCACCGCCATCCAGTGGCTGGGGAAGGGCATCTATTACGTCCTGCCCAACCTGGCGCGGCTCAACTTCCGGCCGCAGGCCTCGTATGACGTCGTGACCCCCGCGATGGACATCGTGCAGTCGGCGGCCTATGGAGTCGGCTACGCTGGCGTCATGGTGGCACTCGCCGTCTTCATCTTCAGCCGGCGCGACTTCAAGTGA
- a CDS encoding tetratricopeptide repeat protein, with translation MSSRLFWSLVLALSVTLCVVLAAPPQRPGRQGHLPPLLPRLQVLRAVGAPIHHLVTDYFWIQTIQAVGKAGTRHEYRDIYDYADLVTELDPKFRQVYLFAGVAIPFHARGGKWFNIEESTRLLEKGLRNFPDHVSLRIMLAYNLSTFHRQYERAARIVEEASRLPDAPEYLAGLATRLHAQAGNFDAGLDFARSLAESSDEPETRELFERRVKELELERELSRVDAAVQAYQRREGRLPPGLQALVEAGDLPRIPEDPLGGVIELDAEGRGHSTAQEKRLTDFARTSMEESP, from the coding sequence ATGTCGAGCCGCCTCTTCTGGTCCCTGGTTCTAGCCCTGTCCGTGACGCTGTGCGTGGTGCTCGCCGCGCCGCCGCAGCGCCCCGGCCGCCAGGGCCACCTTCCCCCGCTGCTTCCCAGGCTGCAGGTGTTGCGCGCGGTGGGAGCGCCCATCCACCACCTCGTCACGGACTACTTCTGGATCCAGACCATCCAGGCCGTGGGCAAGGCCGGCACCCGGCACGAGTACCGGGACATCTACGACTACGCGGACCTGGTGACGGAGCTGGACCCGAAGTTCCGGCAGGTCTACCTCTTCGCCGGGGTGGCCATCCCGTTCCATGCCCGGGGCGGCAAGTGGTTCAACATCGAGGAGTCGACGAGGCTGCTGGAGAAGGGCCTGCGCAACTTTCCGGACCATGTCTCCCTGCGCATCATGCTGGCCTACAACCTGAGCACCTTCCACCGTCAGTATGAGCGGGCGGCGCGCATCGTCGAAGAGGCCTCGCGGCTTCCGGACGCCCCCGAGTATCTGGCGGGCCTGGCCACGCGGCTCCATGCGCAGGCCGGCAACTTCGACGCGGGCCTCGACTTCGCGCGCTCCCTGGCGGAGTCCTCCGACGAGCCCGAGACGCGGGAGCTCTTCGAGCGCCGGGTGAAGGAGCTGGAGCTGGAGCGGGAGCTGAGCCGGGTGGATGCGGCCGTCCAGGCCTACCAGCGGCGCGAGGGCCGGCTGCCTCCAGGGCTCCAGGCCTTGGTCGAGGCGGGGGACCTGCCGCGGATTCCGGAAGACCCGCTCGGCGGCGTCATCGAGTTGGACGCCGAGGGCCGCGGCCACTCGACGGCCCAGGAGAAACGCCTGACTGATTTCGCGCGCACGAGCATGGAGGAGTCGCCGTGA
- a CDS encoding prepilin peptidase — MVEGFFATWLFVTGLVVGSFLNVVIARVPLEQSIVHPRSRCPKCGHVLAWYENIPLLSWLALRARCRGCAAPISMRYPLVELLTGLLWFACLRRFGWTYDLVPALVLVTLLVPLTFIDLDHWILPLSMTVSGTLAGVVLALPKGLEPTWDAVLALPRGLGPFWDAVLGAGVGFLVFRLMEYVGWKVFRKEALGAGDKYLVAMLGAFLTWRALLGILFFASLQGAVVGMAMLALTGRAGPRTDEAPSDPESSPASDDEPALTMTWGFTLPGLSLWKRLLLVPYCLLFQPIPDAPLDEQGEEEDWVPDRTSIPFGPWLALAGLEILLLGPWLARVLPPDIALMLGGLP, encoded by the coding sequence ATGGTGGAAGGTTTCTTCGCGACCTGGCTGTTCGTCACCGGCCTGGTCGTGGGCAGCTTCCTCAACGTCGTCATCGCGCGGGTGCCGCTGGAGCAGAGCATCGTCCACCCGCGCTCGCGCTGCCCGAAGTGCGGCCATGTCCTGGCCTGGTACGAGAACATCCCGCTGCTGTCCTGGCTGGCGCTGCGGGCGCGCTGCCGGGGCTGCGCCGCCCCCATCTCCATGCGCTACCCGCTCGTGGAGCTGCTCACGGGGTTGCTCTGGTTCGCCTGCCTGCGCCGCTTCGGCTGGACGTATGACCTGGTCCCCGCGCTGGTGCTCGTCACGCTGCTGGTGCCGCTCACCTTCATCGACCTGGACCACTGGATACTGCCGCTGTCCATGACGGTGTCGGGCACCCTCGCGGGCGTGGTGCTCGCGCTGCCCAAAGGCCTGGAGCCCACCTGGGACGCGGTGCTCGCGCTGCCCCGGGGCCTGGGCCCCTTCTGGGACGCGGTGCTTGGCGCGGGGGTGGGCTTCCTCGTCTTCCGGCTGATGGAGTACGTGGGCTGGAAGGTCTTCCGGAAGGAGGCGCTCGGGGCGGGGGACAAGTACCTCGTCGCCATGCTGGGTGCGTTCCTGACCTGGCGCGCGCTGCTCGGCATCCTCTTCTTCGCGTCCCTGCAGGGCGCCGTGGTTGGCATGGCGATGCTGGCCCTGACCGGACGCGCGGGGCCCCGCACGGACGAGGCGCCCTCGGACCCGGAATCGTCCCCCGCTTCGGACGACGAGCCCGCGCTCACGATGACCTGGGGCTTCACGCTGCCAGGCCTCTCCCTGTGGAAGCGGCTCCTGCTGGTGCCGTACTGCCTCCTCTTCCAACCCATCCCCGACGCGCCGCTGGACGAGCAAGGCGAGGAGGAGGACTGGGTACCGGACCGCACCAGCATCCCCTTCGGCCCGTGGCTGGCGCTGGCGGGGCTGGAGATACTGCTGCTGGGGCCCTGGCTGGCGCGGGTGCTTCCGCCGGACATCGCGCTGATGCTCGGGGGCCTGCCATGA
- a CDS encoding ABC transporter ATP-binding protein, which yields MSSSLPIEVRGLAKTYRLGFWMNRQVRALQGLDLEVQPGQVYGLLGPNGAGKSTTIKILMNLVQSSEGTARIFGLPPTNEEARRQVGFLPENPAPYEYLTGAEFVTLSGRLAGLSGHELDQRVKEVIGMVEMERAAKLQLRRYSKGMIQRISLAQAIVNRPKLLILDEPTSGLDPVGRRQVRDLILAERQRGTTILFCTHIISDVEALCERVVVLVGGRRVREGSVRDLLSGQAPVVEMTVEGLSLEQLRSLGHELTYAQDFGDRVLLRTGNEAAQSLLQQTLQRGGRVTQVQPTRYSLEDLFLDALKEAKGGTVGGEIS from the coding sequence GTGAGTAGCAGCTTGCCTATCGAGGTGCGTGGGCTCGCCAAGACGTACCGTCTGGGCTTCTGGATGAACCGCCAGGTCCGGGCGCTCCAGGGGTTGGATCTGGAAGTGCAGCCCGGACAGGTCTACGGCCTGCTCGGGCCGAATGGCGCGGGCAAGTCCACCACCATCAAGATTCTCATGAACCTGGTGCAGTCCTCCGAGGGCACAGCCCGCATCTTCGGCCTGCCGCCCACGAACGAGGAGGCCCGGCGCCAGGTGGGCTTCCTCCCGGAGAACCCCGCCCCCTACGAGTACCTCACCGGCGCGGAGTTCGTGACGCTGTCGGGCCGGCTGGCCGGGCTGAGCGGCCACGAGCTGGACCAGCGGGTGAAGGAAGTCATCGGCATGGTGGAGATGGAGCGGGCCGCGAAGCTCCAGCTCCGCCGCTACTCCAAGGGGATGATCCAGCGCATCAGTCTGGCGCAGGCCATCGTCAACCGGCCCAAGCTGCTCATCCTCGACGAGCCCACCTCCGGCCTGGACCCGGTGGGCCGCCGTCAGGTGAGAGACCTCATCCTCGCCGAGCGGCAGCGGGGGACGACCATCCTCTTCTGCACGCACATCATCTCGGACGTGGAGGCCCTCTGCGAGCGCGTGGTGGTGCTGGTGGGCGGCCGCCGCGTGCGCGAGGGCAGCGTGCGCGACCTGCTGTCGGGCCAGGCGCCCGTGGTGGAGATGACGGTGGAGGGGCTGTCTCTGGAGCAGCTCCGCAGCCTCGGTCACGAGCTGACGTACGCGCAGGACTTCGGAGACCGGGTGCTGCTGCGCACCGGCAACGAGGCCGCGCAGTCGCTGCTCCAGCAGACGCTCCAGCGCGGGGGCCGGGTGACGCAGGTGCAGCCGACCCGCTACTCGCTGGAGGACCTGTTCCTGGATGCGCTCAAGGAGGCGAAGGGCGGCACGGTGGGAGGAGAGATTTCATGA
- a CDS encoding glycosyltransferase family 39 protein, producing the protein MSMPLPWRERVERLPSAWLAALLAGFAFLVYAGAIPSGFVFDDEFAILGSPVVQGTVPLGEAFVRDFWGRLPGAPNAIGTYRPLPVLLLALEWRLGGGAAWVMHLGNVLWHSATIALFFLAFAPRVGRRLAFVAAALAAVLCAPSEAVQALVGRADLMCAFFVLLALCFHGRQGAGATVAAAVSFGLALGSKESAIAALPAFWVLDRLVRAGSPPRLGRYVTYGLVTGGYLLLRSRAVGAALRPTIDPQSNPLLQAAPLEQMLGAGRVFLERYVAGIVAPGRRLYECSAMACGPASADDVVAWAGVALALLLALSPLLLWRRAPRAAAGLAWFVIFFLPVSNFLVLSPSLYGERLLYLPLFGAVLALVDGADALARRVARPALAWGIVAALGLANLAALQVRHLDWRTDLALYASGLELADTSAKVHKNVAVALMKAEEWVPAELHARRSLELWPGNVTTRSLLGMSLAMQGRTQEAEAEFRQALTVNQAGEVVCPFAVFLARQQRFAEALELVRAHAERVARAPVCTGLTQQLEAAAGGAR; encoded by the coding sequence ATGAGCATGCCCCTCCCCTGGCGTGAGCGCGTGGAACGACTCCCGTCGGCGTGGCTCGCGGCGCTCCTGGCCGGCTTCGCGTTCCTCGTCTACGCGGGGGCCATCCCCTCGGGCTTCGTCTTCGATGACGAGTTCGCCATCCTGGGCAGCCCGGTCGTCCAGGGCACGGTGCCCCTCGGGGAGGCGTTCGTCCGGGACTTCTGGGGCCGGCTCCCGGGGGCACCCAATGCCATTGGCACGTACCGGCCCCTGCCCGTGCTGCTGCTCGCGCTCGAGTGGCGGCTGGGCGGCGGGGCCGCGTGGGTGATGCACCTGGGCAACGTGCTCTGGCACAGCGCCACCATCGCCCTCTTCTTCCTCGCCTTCGCGCCCCGGGTGGGCCGGCGCCTCGCGTTCGTCGCAGCCGCGCTCGCCGCCGTGCTGTGCGCTCCCTCGGAGGCCGTCCAGGCGCTCGTGGGGCGCGCGGACCTGATGTGCGCGTTCTTCGTCCTGCTGGCGCTCTGCTTCCACGGCCGCCAGGGCGCGGGCGCCACCGTCGCCGCGGCCGTGTCCTTCGGCCTGGCGCTGGGTTCCAAGGAGAGCGCCATCGCGGCCCTGCCCGCATTCTGGGTGCTCGACCGGCTCGTACGCGCCGGCAGCCCGCCGCGCCTGGGGCGCTACGTGACGTACGGCCTCGTCACCGGGGGCTATCTCCTGCTCCGCTCGCGGGCGGTGGGCGCGGCGCTACGCCCCACCATCGACCCACAGAGCAACCCGCTGCTGCAGGCCGCGCCCCTGGAGCAGATGCTGGGCGCGGGCCGCGTCTTCCTGGAGCGCTACGTGGCCGGCATCGTCGCCCCCGGCCGGCGCCTCTACGAGTGCTCGGCCATGGCCTGCGGCCCCGCCAGCGCGGATGACGTCGTGGCCTGGGCCGGCGTCGCGCTGGCGCTGCTGCTGGCCCTCTCGCCGCTCCTGCTGTGGCGCCGGGCCCCCAGGGCCGCCGCGGGCCTGGCGTGGTTCGTCATCTTCTTCCTCCCGGTCTCCAACTTCCTCGTGCTCAGCCCTTCGCTCTACGGGGAGCGGCTGCTGTACCTGCCGCTGTTCGGCGCGGTCCTCGCGCTCGTGGACGGAGCGGATGCCCTCGCGCGGCGCGTGGCGCGTCCGGCGCTCGCCTGGGGAATCGTCGCCGCGCTCGGGCTGGCCAACCTGGCCGCGCTGCAGGTCCGTCACCTCGACTGGCGCACGGACCTCGCCCTCTACGCGAGCGGCCTGGAGCTCGCGGACACGAGCGCCAAGGTGCACAAGAACGTGGCCGTCGCCCTCATGAAGGCCGAGGAGTGGGTCCCCGCGGAGCTCCATGCCCGCCGCTCCCTGGAGCTCTGGCCCGGCAATGTCACCACGCGGTCCCTGCTGGGAATGTCCCTGGCCATGCAGGGCCGCACCCAGGAGGCCGAAGCGGAGTTCCGCCAGGCCCTCACCGTGAATCAGGCAGGGGAAGTCGTGTGCCCCTTCGCCGTCTTCCTGGCCCGGCAGCAGCGCTTCGCCGAGGCGCTGGAGCTGGTGCGCGCCCACGCGGAGAGAGTCGCCCGCGCCCCGGTGTGCACGGGCCTGACGCAGCAGCTCGAGGCCGCGGCGGGGGGCGCGAGGTGA
- a CDS encoding prepilin-type N-terminal cleavage/methylation domain-containing protein, which yields MRVSRFNPRNRGFTLIELMIVVAIIGILAAIAIPNFIKFQARSKQGEAKSNLKGLFTSQKSYFQEKDRYSALAGAIGFAPERGNRYAYTLSVAAPAGAAGAGPQVRDAAVIPAGAHHIIQVDRFKFQFQPDGTTQTDENPDMTQTGGLPAAAGLYQAAGTSHFLHYAVGNIDNDVTAGVGYDQWFIASQSAGPVTAAACNAFQPDELNAAEGLPYNMSNDVECQ from the coding sequence ATGCGCGTCTCCCGCTTCAACCCTCGCAACCGCGGCTTTACCCTCATCGAGCTGATGATCGTCGTCGCCATCATCGGCATCCTGGCGGCCATCGCCATCCCGAACTTCATCAAGTTCCAGGCGCGCTCCAAGCAGGGTGAGGCGAAGTCCAACCTCAAGGGTCTGTTCACCTCCCAGAAGTCGTACTTCCAGGAGAAGGACCGCTACTCCGCGCTGGCCGGCGCCATCGGCTTCGCCCCCGAGCGCGGCAACCGCTACGCCTACACGCTTTCCGTGGCAGCTCCCGCGGGCGCCGCCGGCGCCGGCCCCCAGGTCCGCGATGCAGCGGTCATCCCGGCGGGTGCCCACCACATCATCCAGGTCGACAGGTTCAAGTTCCAGTTCCAGCCGGACGGCACCACCCAGACCGATGAAAACCCCGATATGACCCAGACCGGCGGTCTGCCGGCTGCCGCGGGCCTGTACCAGGCCGCGGGCACCTCGCACTTCCTGCACTACGCCGTGGGTAACATCGACAACGACGTGACGGCCGGTGTCGGGTATGACCAGTGGTTCATCGCCTCCCAGTCGGCGGGGCCTGTCACGGCGGCCGCCTGCAACGCCTTCCAGCCGGACGAGCTGAACGCGGCCGAGGGCCTGCCGTACAACATGAGCAACGACGTCGAGTGCCAGTAG